In Streptomyces sp. SN-593, a single genomic region encodes these proteins:
- the purU gene encoding formyltetrahydrofolate deformylase: MTATQTAPARATRGSGTTGHQASLIVQGADATGIVAAVASVLSRRGANIVALEQYSDDPEGGAFFQRTVFSLEGLRAALPALRADLDAELVGKHGLAYTLRDMSVPKRVAVFASKSDHCLLDLLWRHRQGQLPVTLAMVVSNHPDVADEVRSFGIPFFHVPSAGPDKTAAETEHLRLLKDNVDFVVLARYMQILSADLITRLDVPIINIHHSFLPAFIGAGPYAKAKERGVKLIGATAHYVTEDLDEGPIIEQDVVRVTHADTTADLARRGADVERAVLSRAVLWHAEDRVIRNGNHTIVFT, translated from the coding sequence ATGACCGCCACCCAGACCGCGCCGGCACGCGCCACCCGCGGGAGCGGGACGACCGGGCACCAGGCGTCGCTGATCGTCCAGGGCGCCGACGCCACCGGCATCGTGGCCGCCGTCGCCTCCGTGCTCAGTCGGCGCGGCGCCAACATCGTCGCGCTGGAGCAGTACTCCGACGATCCGGAGGGCGGCGCCTTCTTCCAGCGCACCGTCTTCTCCCTGGAGGGGCTGCGGGCGGCCCTGCCCGCGCTGCGCGCCGACCTCGACGCGGAACTGGTCGGGAAGCACGGCCTGGCCTACACGCTGCGGGACATGTCGGTGCCCAAACGGGTCGCGGTCTTCGCCTCCAAGTCCGACCACTGCCTGCTCGACCTGCTCTGGCGCCACCGCCAGGGACAACTCCCCGTCACCCTCGCCATGGTCGTCTCCAACCACCCCGACGTCGCCGACGAGGTCCGCTCCTTCGGCATCCCCTTCTTCCACGTCCCCTCCGCCGGACCCGACAAGACCGCCGCCGAAACCGAACACCTCCGCCTCCTCAAGGACAACGTCGACTTCGTCGTCCTCGCCCGCTACATGCAGATCCTCTCCGCCGACCTCATCACCCGCCTCGACGTCCCCATCATCAACATCCACCACTCCTTCCTCCCCGCCTTCATCGGCGCCGGCCCCTACGCCAAAGCCAAGGAACGCGGCGTCAAACTCATCGGCGCCACCGCCCACTACGTCACCGAAGACCTCGACGAAGGCCCCATCATCGAACAGGACGTCGTCCGCGTCACCCACGCCGACACCACCGCCGACCTCGCCCGCCGCGGCGCCGACGTCGAACGCGCCGTCCTCTCCCGCGCCGTCCTCTGGCACGCCGAGGACCGCGTCATCCGCAACGGCAACCACACCATCGTCTTCACCTGA
- a CDS encoding fumarylacetoacetate hydrolase family protein: MLPPQTISALAAELSEAHRLRSVVPRITARHPEATVEDSYAVQSAWRDARIAAGHRLVGRKIGLTSKAMQAATGITEPDYGVIFDDTVWDTGAVIDFDAYSNVRIEVELAFLLDRPLAGPHCTLFHVLDATRYVVPALEILNSHYELDGRTIVDTIADNAAYGGIVVGGNPVRPDAVDLRWVCALLQRNETVEESGVAAAVLGHPARGIAWLANKLHQHGGRLEAGELVLAGSFTRPMWVSQGDTVLCDYGPMGTISCRFR; encoded by the coding sequence ATGCTGCCGCCCCAGACCATCAGCGCGCTGGCCGCCGAGCTGTCCGAGGCGCACCGGCTGCGCTCGGTGGTGCCCCGCATCACCGCCCGCCACCCCGAGGCGACCGTGGAGGACTCCTACGCCGTCCAGAGCGCCTGGCGCGACGCCCGGATCGCCGCGGGACACCGCCTGGTCGGCCGCAAGATCGGACTGACCTCGAAGGCCATGCAGGCGGCCACCGGGATCACCGAGCCCGACTACGGCGTCATCTTCGACGACACCGTGTGGGACACCGGCGCCGTCATCGACTTCGACGCCTACTCCAACGTGCGGATCGAGGTCGAGCTGGCGTTCCTGCTCGACCGGCCGCTGGCCGGCCCGCACTGCACGCTCTTCCACGTGCTCGACGCGACCCGGTACGTCGTGCCGGCGCTGGAGATCCTCAACTCGCACTACGAACTCGACGGCCGCACCATCGTGGACACCATCGCCGACAACGCGGCCTACGGCGGCATCGTGGTCGGCGGCAACCCGGTCCGGCCCGACGCGGTGGACCTGCGCTGGGTCTGCGCTCTCCTCCAGCGCAACGAGACGGTCGAGGAGAGCGGCGTCGCGGCCGCGGTGCTCGGCCATCCGGCGCGCGGCATCGCGTGGCTGGCGAACAAGCTGCACCAGCACGGCGGGCGGCTCGAAGCCGGCGAACTGGTGCTCGCCGGCTCCTTCACCCGACCGATGTGGGTGTCGCAGGGCGACACCGTCCTGTGCGACTACGGACCGATGGGAACGATCTCATGCCGATTCCGGTGA
- a CDS encoding LysR family transcriptional regulator, which yields MDRMSLMHSFVTVARIGSFSGAAKTLNFSGSLVSRHVAELERQLGVRLVNRTARSISLTEHGVRYAEFAARILKEIETEDASISHIHDRAEGHLSVIAPQWIGSLDLGDAMAAFSTAYPRISVRFELGGLSDRMYDFLDSGFDVALHARDLRDSSVRLRKVAALPFVLCASPEYLARHGAPARPDDLADHDCVVHTEEPTWRLGQGRAAVQLRVRNVVYSSNSHLALRKAAVHGRGVALLPQTVADDDLRSGGLREVLPQIGVPERPLYAIYGPGEAVPRKVSVFLEFLAAWFKDHRPTTLHLLAAPADPRPDGVRERDAS from the coding sequence TTGGACCGCATGTCGCTCATGCACAGCTTCGTCACCGTCGCGAGGATCGGGAGCTTCAGCGGCGCCGCGAAGACGCTCAACTTCTCCGGCTCCCTCGTCTCGCGCCACGTCGCGGAACTGGAGCGCCAACTCGGCGTGCGGCTGGTCAACCGCACCGCGCGCTCGATCAGCCTGACCGAACACGGCGTGCGCTACGCCGAGTTCGCCGCCCGCATCCTCAAGGAGATCGAGACCGAGGACGCCAGCATCTCGCACATCCACGACCGGGCCGAGGGGCACCTGAGCGTCATCGCCCCGCAGTGGATCGGCAGCCTGGACCTCGGCGACGCGATGGCCGCCTTCTCCACCGCCTACCCCAGGATCTCGGTGCGGTTCGAACTCGGCGGGCTGTCCGACCGGATGTACGACTTCCTCGACAGCGGCTTCGACGTCGCCCTGCACGCGCGGGACCTGCGCGACTCCAGCGTCCGGCTGCGGAAGGTCGCCGCCCTGCCCTTCGTGCTGTGCGCCTCGCCGGAGTACCTCGCCCGGCACGGGGCGCCGGCCCGCCCGGACGACCTCGCCGACCACGACTGCGTCGTCCACACCGAGGAACCCACCTGGCGGCTCGGCCAGGGCCGCGCCGCCGTCCAGCTCCGGGTCCGCAACGTGGTGTACTCCTCCAACTCCCACCTCGCGCTGCGCAAGGCCGCCGTGCACGGCCGCGGCGTCGCGCTGCTGCCGCAGACGGTCGCCGACGACGACCTGCGGTCGGGCGGGCTGCGCGAGGTGCTCCCGCAGATCGGCGTGCCCGAGCGGCCGCTGTACGCGATCTACGGACCGGGCGAGGCGGTGCCCCGCAAGGTCAGCGTCTTCCTGGAGTTCCTGGCCGCCTGGTTCAAGGACCACCGGCCCACCACGCTGCACCTGCTCGCCGCCCCCGCCGACCCGCGGCCGGACGGCGTACGGGAGCGCGACGCGAGCTGA
- a CDS encoding MFS transporter, which produces MTILLACIGVFASYLPVVGVSVALPVIQQALDASTAELQWVTDAFILPTAALLLTCGVLGERYGRKKVYLAGLAVFCAGSLLCLSAQDVVLVCAGQALAGVGTAALLPSTLALIGHVCPDHRVRARAIALWTASLGLGLTLGPIINGVIVEHLSWRWIFLPALVIGAVVVVVGAFLLDETKAKRAPHLDVPGQVLAVVTITALVYAVIEGGSGDWSAAKVVAAFAVAAAALVAFVTMELHSSGPMLDMRLFGSRVFSGAAFVMGITLFAQVGLVFALSEYFGLVHHASTLDIGIRLLALNGITVVLGPFVGRLMNRTGPGPVLVAGLVFGGVGALCVCSFHASTGTANAALLIAVLGIGIALALAPITTIAMNSVPRDLAGTAGAANSALRQIGSALGPAVFGAILTDRTVAALPGHLASSGLGPADQGKVGGLVSNVGIQAGAFLRLDTPAATGRAMSAYGASFTDALHVCALVSGIGMLVAAGVAAVVIGFRNHAPQDAARPAPAQPTVPVAAADHG; this is translated from the coding sequence GTGACGATCCTGCTGGCCTGTATCGGCGTGTTCGCCTCCTACCTGCCCGTCGTCGGCGTCTCGGTGGCGCTGCCGGTGATCCAGCAGGCGCTCGACGCCTCCACCGCCGAACTCCAGTGGGTCACCGACGCGTTCATCCTGCCGACCGCGGCGCTCCTGCTGACCTGCGGCGTCCTCGGCGAGCGGTACGGGCGCAAGAAGGTCTACCTGGCCGGCCTGGCCGTCTTCTGCGCCGGCTCCCTGCTGTGTCTGAGCGCGCAGGACGTCGTCCTGGTCTGCGCCGGGCAGGCGCTCGCCGGGGTGGGCACCGCGGCCCTGCTGCCGTCCACACTGGCGCTGATCGGCCACGTCTGCCCCGACCACCGCGTGCGGGCCCGGGCCATCGCGCTGTGGACCGCCTCCCTGGGCCTGGGGCTGACCCTCGGGCCGATCATCAACGGCGTGATCGTGGAGCACCTGAGCTGGCGCTGGATCTTCCTGCCCGCCCTGGTCATCGGCGCCGTCGTCGTGGTCGTGGGCGCCTTCCTCCTCGACGAGACGAAGGCCAAGCGGGCGCCGCACCTGGACGTGCCGGGGCAGGTCCTGGCCGTCGTCACCATCACCGCGCTGGTGTACGCCGTGATCGAGGGCGGCAGCGGCGACTGGTCGGCCGCCAAGGTCGTCGCCGCCTTCGCCGTGGCCGCCGCCGCGCTCGTCGCGTTCGTCACGATGGAGCTGCACTCGTCCGGCCCGATGCTGGACATGCGCCTGTTCGGCTCCCGCGTCTTCTCCGGCGCCGCGTTCGTCATGGGGATCACCCTCTTCGCGCAGGTCGGCCTGGTCTTCGCGCTGAGCGAGTACTTCGGGCTGGTCCACCACGCCTCGACCCTCGACATCGGGATACGGCTGCTGGCCCTCAACGGCATCACCGTGGTCCTCGGCCCGTTCGTCGGACGCCTGATGAACCGGACCGGTCCCGGGCCGGTCCTGGTCGCCGGGCTCGTCTTCGGCGGCGTCGGCGCGCTGTGCGTGTGCTCCTTCCACGCCTCGACCGGCACCGCGAACGCCGCCCTGCTGATCGCGGTCCTGGGCATCGGCATCGCCCTGGCGCTGGCGCCGATCACCACGATCGCCATGAACAGCGTCCCCCGCGACCTCGCCGGCACCGCGGGCGCCGCGAACAGCGCGCTACGGCAGATCGGCAGCGCGCTCGGCCCGGCGGTCTTCGGCGCGATCCTCACCGACCGCACCGTCGCGGCACTGCCGGGGCACCTCGCCTCCTCCGGGCTCGGCCCGGCCGACCAGGGCAAGGTCGGCGGGCTGGTCTCGAACGTCGGCATCCAGGCGGGAGCGTTCCTGCGGCTGGACACCCCGGCGGCGACCGGGCGGGCGATGTCTGCCTACGGCGCGAGCTTCACCGACGCGCTGCACGTGTGCGCGCTGGTCAGCGGGATCGGGATGCTGGTCGCCGCGGGCGTCGCCGCCGTGGTGATCGGCTTCCGCAACCACGCGCCGCAGGACGCGGCGCGCCCCGCCCCGGCGCAGCCGACGGTGCCGGTCGCCGCGGCCGACCACGGCTGA
- a CDS encoding methylenetetrahydrofolate reductase has protein sequence MNPLSTAPTAAGTSLLEDFSLEMTGKDVSKLEDAAELIPPGTRINVTFLGNEDLRMRLEAARAVKRLGFRPVPHISARRLGSRADFERFLTGLRDDATGAEVFAVGGDPARPEGPYADSLALIESGLLPGHGVRHVGISGYPEGHPAIPDDVLRAALRDKSAALAAQGLDGGVITQFGFDVDPVLAWVERVRDEGITLPVRIGVPGPAGVRRLMGYAARFGVGTSASIAKKYGLSLTNLMGTAGPDRFLHALADGYDPARHGDVKIHFYTFGGLRATSEWVARFRKEALA, from the coding sequence ATGAACCCCCTCAGCACAGCCCCCACGGCGGCCGGCACCTCGCTGCTGGAGGACTTCTCCCTGGAGATGACCGGCAAGGACGTGTCCAAGCTGGAGGACGCCGCCGAGCTGATCCCGCCCGGCACCCGGATCAACGTCACCTTCCTCGGGAACGAAGACCTGCGGATGCGGCTGGAGGCGGCCCGGGCCGTCAAGCGCCTCGGTTTCCGGCCCGTGCCGCACATCTCCGCGCGGCGGCTGGGCTCGCGGGCCGACTTCGAGCGGTTCCTCACCGGCCTGCGGGACGACGCCACCGGCGCCGAGGTCTTCGCCGTCGGCGGCGACCCCGCCCGTCCCGAGGGCCCCTACGCCGACTCGCTGGCGCTGATCGAGTCCGGGCTGCTGCCCGGCCACGGCGTCCGGCACGTCGGCATCAGCGGCTACCCGGAAGGCCATCCGGCCATCCCCGACGACGTCCTGCGGGCGGCGCTGCGGGACAAGAGCGCGGCGCTGGCCGCCCAGGGGCTCGACGGCGGCGTCATCACCCAGTTCGGCTTCGACGTCGACCCGGTGCTGGCCTGGGTCGAGCGGGTGCGGGACGAGGGGATCACGCTGCCGGTGCGCATCGGCGTCCCCGGCCCGGCGGGCGTGCGCCGGCTGATGGGCTACGCGGCCCGGTTCGGCGTGGGCACCAGCGCCTCCATCGCGAAGAAGTACGGCCTGTCCCTCACCAACCTGATGGGCACCGCCGGCCCGGACAGGTTCCTGCACGCCCTCGCCGACGGGTACGACCCGGCCCGGCACGGCGACGTGAAGATCCACTTCTACACGTTCGGCGGCCTGCGGGCCACGTCGGAGTGGGTCGCCCGATTCAGGAAGGAAGCCCTCGCATGA
- a CDS encoding IS110 family transposase, translating to MSTRQGRIWVGIDAGKGHHWAVALDADGETLFSTKVINDEAQILALIETARERADEIRWAVDISGRASTLLLALLVAHGQSVVYVPGRTVNRMTGAYKGEGKTDAKDARVIADQARMRPKGFAVLDTPPELVTSLRVLTNYRTDLIADRVRLINRLRDLLVGICPALERAFDYSAAKGPVVMLTEYQTPAALRRIGVKRLTTWLERRKIRSAADVAAKAVEAAQSQQIALPGEKRSAKLVCDLAHQLLALDERIKDNDREIRETFHTDDRAEIIESMPGMGPILGAEFIAIVGDLSGYRDAGSLASHAGLAPVARDSGRRTGNYHRPKRYSRRLRRVFYMAAQSAMMRPGPSRDYYLRKRGEGLLHTQALLSLARRRVDVLWAMLRDGKPFTSAPPVTQAA from the coding sequence TTGAGCACTCGACAGGGCCGGATATGGGTCGGCATCGACGCGGGCAAGGGGCACCACTGGGCGGTGGCCCTGGACGCAGACGGCGAGACGCTGTTCTCGACGAAGGTGATCAACGACGAGGCCCAGATCCTCGCTCTCATCGAGACCGCCCGAGAGCGGGCCGACGAGATCCGCTGGGCGGTGGACATCTCCGGCCGAGCTTCCACGCTCCTGCTGGCCTTGCTGGTCGCCCACGGACAGAGCGTGGTCTACGTGCCGGGCCGCACGGTCAACCGGATGACCGGCGCGTACAAGGGCGAGGGGAAGACCGACGCCAAGGACGCGCGGGTCATCGCCGATCAGGCACGCATGCGCCCGAAGGGCTTCGCCGTTTTGGACACGCCTCCTGAGCTGGTCACCAGCCTGAGGGTGCTGACGAACTACCGGACCGACCTGATCGCCGACCGCGTTCGGCTGATCAACCGGCTTCGCGATCTGCTGGTGGGCATCTGCCCGGCCCTGGAGCGGGCCTTCGACTACTCCGCGGCCAAAGGCCCGGTCGTCATGCTGACCGAGTACCAGACCCCGGCTGCCCTGCGCCGCATCGGCGTCAAGCGTCTGACGACCTGGCTCGAACGCCGCAAGATCCGCAGCGCCGCCGACGTCGCCGCCAAGGCGGTCGAGGCCGCCCAGTCCCAGCAGATCGCACTGCCCGGCGAGAAACGGTCGGCGAAGCTGGTCTGCGACCTCGCCCACCAGCTCCTGGCCCTGGACGAGCGGATCAAGGACAACGACCGGGAGATCCGTGAGACCTTCCACACCGACGACCGCGCCGAGATCATAGAGTCCATGCCCGGCATGGGGCCCATCCTGGGCGCCGAGTTCATCGCCATCGTCGGCGACCTGTCCGGCTACCGCGACGCCGGCAGCCTCGCCTCGCACGCCGGCCTCGCCCCGGTCGCACGGGACTCCGGCCGCCGCACCGGCAACTACCACCGGCCCAAACGCTACAGCCGGCGCCTGCGCCGGGTGTTCTACATGGCTGCCCAGTCCGCGATGATGCGGCCGGGCCCGTCCCGGGACTACTACCTCAGGAAGCGAGGCGAGGGGCTGCTGCACACTCAGGCCCTGCTCTCGCTCGCCCGCCGCCGAGTCGACGTGCTGTGGGCGATGCTGCGTGACGGAAAGCCGTTCACCTCCGCCCCACCGGTCACACAAGCGGCTTGA
- a CDS encoding LacI family DNA-binding transcriptional regulator produces the protein MGTSRRVTLNDVAAATGVSRATVSFVLNDDHEQRISAATRERVKQAARELGYVPHGVARALREGTSRTVVLTIDEGLEGHYSHSYVHGLDAELRAHAYVLLVRYGHHTPQTTQQLLDVIAPRAVIAFGETYLTGHELEDAGGGWRDGLAAHSALQVRHLVEHGHTRIALAVPEGGSPLAATRLKFTGQAARDLGIPVPDSFAAPQEPAACAEAVAAHLDRRPEVTAIAAFNDDVALRVLAALRDLGRRVPEDVAVIGFDDNGYGAFTTPGLTTIAIDAEAHGRLSARLALRLDTSGLLPPPARVVVRASV, from the coding sequence ATGGGCACTTCCCGAAGAGTGACGCTGAACGACGTGGCGGCGGCCACCGGGGTGTCCCGCGCCACCGTCAGCTTCGTCCTCAACGACGACCACGAGCAGCGGATCTCGGCGGCCACCCGCGAGCGGGTCAAGCAGGCCGCCCGCGAGCTGGGCTACGTGCCGCACGGCGTCGCCCGGGCGCTGCGCGAGGGCACCTCGCGCACGGTCGTCCTCACCATCGACGAGGGGCTGGAGGGCCACTACTCGCACAGCTACGTCCACGGCCTCGACGCGGAACTGCGCGCCCACGCCTACGTCCTGCTCGTCCGCTACGGGCACCACACCCCGCAGACCACCCAGCAGCTACTGGACGTCATCGCGCCCCGGGCGGTCATCGCGTTCGGCGAGACCTACCTGACCGGCCACGAGCTGGAGGACGCCGGCGGCGGCTGGCGGGACGGCCTCGCCGCCCACTCCGCGCTCCAGGTGCGGCACCTGGTGGAGCACGGCCACACCCGGATCGCCCTCGCCGTCCCGGAGGGCGGCTCGCCGCTCGCCGCGACCCGCCTGAAGTTCACCGGGCAGGCCGCCCGGGACCTGGGCATCCCGGTCCCCGACTCCTTCGCCGCCCCGCAGGAGCCGGCCGCCTGCGCCGAGGCGGTCGCGGCCCACCTCGACCGCCGGCCGGAGGTCACCGCGATCGCCGCGTTCAACGACGACGTGGCGCTGCGCGTGCTGGCGGCCCTGCGCGACCTCGGCCGACGGGTCCCCGAGGACGTCGCGGTCATCGGCTTCGACGACAACGGCTACGGCGCGTTCACCACTCCCGGGCTGACCACCATCGCGATCGACGCCGAGGCGCACGGCCGGCTCAGCGCCCGCCTCGCCCTGCGGCTCGACACGAGCGGGCTGCTCCCGCCGCCCGCGCGGGTCGTGGTCCGCGCCTCGGTCTGA
- a CDS encoding aldolase/citrate lyase family protein, with the protein MPIPVTPTPAPSTLRDRLAAASGPLAGMWVCSGSPLVAEICAGGGLDWLLIDMEHAPNGLESVLSQLQAVAGHPVEAVVRVPSDDPVVIKQVLDLGARTVLVPMVSSAAQAREVAAAAHYPPRGRRGVGSALSRSGRWNRVEDYLARAAEHVCVLVQVETVEAVAAAAEIAAVDGIDGVFVGPSDLAASMGLLGQQTHPDVTAAARRAIADVVAAGVPAGVNAFDPAVADAYVAAGASFVLVGADVTVLARASESFGRRFTGPDGAPAGAAPAAGT; encoded by the coding sequence ATGCCGATTCCGGTGACGCCGACCCCGGCGCCCTCCACGCTCCGCGACCGCCTGGCCGCCGCCTCCGGACCGCTCGCCGGCATGTGGGTGTGCAGCGGCAGCCCGCTGGTCGCCGAGATCTGCGCGGGCGGCGGCCTCGACTGGCTGCTCATCGACATGGAACACGCCCCCAACGGACTGGAGTCGGTGCTGAGCCAGCTCCAGGCGGTCGCCGGCCACCCGGTCGAGGCCGTGGTGCGCGTGCCCAGTGACGACCCGGTGGTCATCAAGCAGGTCCTGGACCTCGGCGCGCGCACCGTCCTGGTGCCGATGGTGTCGTCGGCGGCCCAGGCGCGGGAGGTCGCCGCCGCCGCGCACTACCCGCCCCGGGGCCGGCGCGGCGTGGGCTCCGCGCTGTCGCGGTCCGGCCGCTGGAACCGGGTCGAGGACTACCTGGCCCGGGCGGCCGAGCACGTCTGCGTCCTGGTGCAGGTCGAGACGGTCGAGGCGGTGGCGGCGGCCGCCGAGATCGCCGCGGTCGACGGCATCGACGGGGTGTTCGTCGGGCCCTCCGACCTGGCCGCCTCGATGGGCCTGCTCGGGCAGCAGACCCATCCGGACGTGACGGCCGCGGCACGGCGCGCGATCGCCGACGTGGTCGCCGCGGGCGTCCCGGCCGGCGTGAACGCCTTCGACCCGGCGGTCGCCGACGCCTACGTCGCGGCGGGCGCGTCGTTCGTCCTGGTCGGTGCCGACGTCACGGTGCTCGCCCGCGCGTCCGAGTCCTTCGGCCGGCGCTTCACCGGCCCCGACGGCGCCCCGGCCGGGGCCGCGCCCGCCGCCGGGACGTGA
- a CDS encoding bifunctional 5,10-methylenetetrahydrofolate dehydrogenase/5,10-methenyltetrahydrofolate cyclohydrolase — translation MTRRIKGAEIARAITTRVAARVAETAPGGRVPGLATILVGDDPASDVYVAAKRRAIREAGMRDVHHHLPATATQDQVAAVIDALAADEDVHGILLQLPLPAGLHPAPLIDRIPVTKDVDGLTTASAGRLARGERGLRPCTPSGVVELLDAEGIELRGACVAVVGWSELVGRPLAQLLLHRGATVTVAHQYTADLAAVTRPADVVVVATGVRGLIGPEHIKPGATVIDVGIHRTPEGLRGDARTDELDGIAGRITPVPGGVGPMTIAMLLANTLQAAEWDAEHEAVPA, via the coding sequence ATGACACGCAGAATCAAGGGCGCCGAGATCGCCCGCGCCATCACCACCCGGGTCGCCGCGCGCGTGGCCGAGACCGCGCCCGGCGGCCGGGTGCCCGGTCTCGCGACCATCCTGGTGGGCGACGACCCGGCCAGCGACGTCTACGTCGCCGCCAAGCGCCGCGCCATCCGCGAGGCCGGCATGCGCGACGTCCACCACCACCTGCCGGCGACCGCCACCCAGGACCAGGTCGCCGCCGTCATCGACGCCCTGGCCGCCGACGAGGACGTGCACGGCATCCTGCTCCAGCTCCCCCTGCCGGCCGGGCTGCACCCCGCGCCGCTGATCGACCGCATCCCCGTCACGAAGGACGTGGACGGCCTGACCACCGCCAGCGCCGGCCGGCTGGCCCGGGGCGAGCGCGGCCTGCGGCCCTGCACCCCCAGCGGCGTGGTCGAACTGCTGGACGCCGAGGGCATCGAGCTGAGGGGCGCCTGCGTGGCGGTCGTCGGCTGGAGCGAACTGGTCGGCCGCCCGCTGGCCCAGCTTCTGCTGCACCGCGGCGCCACCGTCACCGTCGCCCACCAGTACACCGCCGACCTCGCGGCCGTCACCCGGCCCGCCGACGTCGTCGTGGTCGCCACCGGGGTACGCGGCCTCATCGGCCCCGAGCACATCAAGCCCGGCGCCACCGTCATCGACGTCGGCATCCACCGCACCCCCGAGGGCCTGCGGGGCGACGCCCGCACCGACGAACTCGACGGCATCGCGGGCCGGATCACCCCCGTGCCCGGCGGAGTCGGCCCGATGACCATCGCCATGCTGCTGGCCAACACCCTCCAGGCCGCCGAGTGGGACGCCGAGCACGAGGCGGTCCCCGCGTAG
- a CDS encoding aminomethyltransferase family protein, which translates to MTTPSLQDGIDKAGSPVGLLWQPGADPWTPEVVAREYAGWRVEQRAWHEGVALLNLSHHMYDMWIEGPDATRVLAEYGANNFEKFAVGQAKQYVPVTRHGHIVTDGILAREAENAYLLSGVPAAQHWVQYHAEKGGYDVSFTTDPSSAFRPGGGDPKLFRYQIQGPLALDLIGKVFGGPIPETKFFHSTPVTLDGRSFKALRHGMAGQAGYEFIGPWEHAAYVHEAFLRAGEPLGLVQVGALAYTTPSVESGWIPSPVPGVYSDPELAEYRAWLPLFGIEGKRPLNGSYFSPDIEDYYVSPYELGYGKMIHFGHDFHGRDALLAAKQDESLRTKVTLVLDPEDVRRVLGAGDDPGFVLSYARNRVEGADGLVGVTMQTASIDPVGTVLAQTLVDPAHAAPGTEVAVVWGEHPGPGTDPGADLGFPRIRATVQPSPYDRHARTAYRHDA; encoded by the coding sequence ATGACCACTCCCAGCCTCCAGGACGGCATCGACAAGGCCGGCTCGCCCGTCGGTCTGCTGTGGCAGCCCGGCGCGGACCCGTGGACCCCCGAGGTGGTCGCCCGCGAGTACGCCGGCTGGCGCGTGGAGCAGCGCGCCTGGCACGAGGGCGTGGCGCTGCTGAACCTGTCGCACCACATGTACGACATGTGGATCGAGGGCCCTGACGCCACCCGGGTCCTGGCCGAGTACGGCGCCAACAACTTCGAGAAGTTCGCGGTCGGCCAGGCGAAGCAGTACGTCCCGGTCACCCGGCACGGCCACATCGTCACCGACGGCATCCTCGCCCGGGAGGCCGAGAACGCCTACCTCCTCAGCGGCGTCCCCGCCGCCCAGCACTGGGTGCAGTACCACGCGGAGAAGGGCGGCTACGACGTCTCCTTCACCACCGACCCCTCCTCGGCCTTCCGCCCCGGCGGCGGGGACCCGAAGCTCTTCCGCTACCAGATCCAGGGACCGCTGGCCCTCGACCTGATCGGGAAGGTCTTCGGCGGCCCGATCCCGGAGACGAAGTTCTTCCACTCCACCCCGGTCACGCTGGACGGCCGGTCCTTCAAGGCGCTCCGGCACGGCATGGCCGGGCAGGCCGGGTACGAGTTCATCGGCCCCTGGGAGCACGCCGCGTACGTGCACGAGGCGTTCCTGCGGGCCGGCGAACCGCTCGGCCTGGTCCAGGTCGGCGCCCTGGCCTACACCACCCCGAGCGTGGAGAGCGGCTGGATCCCCTCGCCGGTCCCGGGCGTCTACTCCGACCCGGAGCTGGCGGAGTACCGGGCGTGGCTCCCGCTGTTCGGGATCGAGGGCAAGCGGCCGCTGAACGGCAGCTACTTCTCGCCGGACATCGAGGACTACTACGTCTCGCCGTACGAACTCGGCTACGGGAAGATGATCCACTTCGGCCACGACTTCCACGGCCGGGACGCGCTGCTGGCGGCCAAGCAGGACGAGAGCCTCCGTACCAAGGTGACGCTGGTCCTCGACCCCGAGGACGTGCGCCGCGTCCTGGGCGCCGGGGACGACCCCGGGTTCGTGCTCAGCTACGCCCGCAACCGGGTGGAGGGCGCGGACGGCCTGGTCGGCGTCACCATGCAGACCGCCTCGATCGACCCGGTCGGCACCGTGCTCGCCCAGACGCTGGTCGACCCCGCCCACGCCGCGCCCGGCACCGAGGTCGCCGTGGTGTGGGGCGAGCACCCGGGCCCGGGCACCGACCCCGGGGCCGACCTGGGGTTCCCGCGCATCCGCGCCACCGTCCAGCCCAGCCCGTACGACCGGCACGCGCGCACCGCGTACCGGCACGACGCCTGA